The nucleotide sequence GGACGACGGCGCCCAGCGCCTCGGTGCTCGCGGTGGCGACGTCGACGAGCACCCAGCCGGTCGGTGGCGCCGGGCACGGCGTGTCGAGCAGGACGTCGAGGTCGGGCAACTCCTCGGCGAGGCCGGTCGGCTCCGGCGGTTCGGCCGGCTCGGTCAGCGTGAACTCGTCGCTGTCGAACGTCCCGGTGAGGGTGTAGTCGCCCCAGCTGACGCCGTCGGCCGTCTCGTGCTCGACGGCGTCCCAGTCCCAGTTCGGGATGTCCGGGCCGCCGCACTGCGGCGGGTAGCTCGTGAGCGCGCCGCCGGGGCACAACTGCGGGCCGTGCTCGGTGTCCTCGAGCACCGTGAACGTCCCGGTGTAGCGCTGCTCCGACGCCGTCGTCTCATCGTCAGGCTCGGCGTCCGCGGCCGTGCACGCCGTCAGCGTGACGACGAGACCGGCCACCCACCCCCTGTGACGCATGTCACCAGGACGGACGGTGCATGCCGGAGGTTCCCGGCGAATCGCGTCAGGTCTGCTTGATCAGCGACATCGCGTGCTCGACCAGCGTGACGAGCACGACCTTGACCGACTCGCGGTCGCGGGCGTCGGTGACGACGAACGGGACCTCGGGGCCGACCTGGAGGGCGTCGCGGACGTCCTCGACGTCGTGCTCCTGGATGCCGTTGAACGCGTTGAGCGCGACGACGAACGGGATGCCCCGCTGCTCGACGTAGTCGATGGCGCCGAAGCAGTCGGCCAGCCGGCGGGTGTCGACGAGCACGACGGCGCCGATGGCGCCGCGGGTGATGTCGTCCCACATGAACCAGAACCGGTTCTGGCCCGGCGTGCCGAACAGGTACAGCACGAGGTCCTCGGCCAGCGTGATGCGGCCGAAGTCCATGGCGACAGTGGTGGTGCGCTTCTCGGGCAGCATGGAGAGGTCGTCGACACTGGTCGAGGCCTCGGTCATGAGCGCCTCGGTGCGCAGCGGCTCGATCTCGCTCACCGCGCCGACGAAGGTCGTCTTGCCCACGCCGAAGCCGCCGGCCACGACGATCTTGACCGACAGCGCATCTTGGTCGGCCTGTGTGCCGCCAGACACCTCAGAGTCGACGAAGGCCATCCCTCACCCTTTCCAGCACACTCAGATTACGGGCCGGCTCCTCGGAGCCGGCAAATGCCGCATGCGGGTCAGCCACCCGCACCATTCCCTCGGTCTCGAGATCCGCGACGAGCACGCGGGCCACGCCGAGCGGCATCGAGACGATTGCGGCCACCTCGGCCACGGACCGTGGCGAGTGGCACAGCCGGAGGATGCGTTCCCGCTCCGGCTCGGGGTCGCTGCCGTGGGTGCGGCCGTCCTGCGTGGTCGAGACGAGGGCTTCGATGGCGATGTCCTGCACCGGGCGCGTGCGTCCACGCGTCGCAAGGTACGGCCGAACTCGTCGGCCGTCAGGTGTCGCCATCATGACCTCCAGACCATCGTGGGACCGTGGATCTGCGCTGTGCTGACCCGATCCCTACCACATCCGGCACCCGTGCACGTCGTTTCTCACCCCACCCGGGTGGCCGGGTTGAGGACGGCGCCCACGCGCTCGACGAGGAGGGCCATTTCGTAGCCGACCTGCCCGAGGTCGGCTGTGGAGGCAGCCAGGACGGCCAGGTGTGCGCCGTCGCCGACCGCCATGACCAGCAGGAAGCCGTTGCTCATCTCTACCAGGGTCTGCTGGACCTCGCCGGCGCCCAGGATCAGCGAGGCGCCGACCGTGAGACTGGCCAGGCCGGACACCACCGCAGCGAGCTGTTCGCCGCGTTCGCGCGGCATGCCCGTGGAGCCGGCCAGGTGCAGGCCGTCGGCCGACACGACGACCGCGTGCGCCGCGCCCGTGGTGCGGTCGACGAACCGGTCGAGCAGCCAGCCAAGCTCGTCGCTGGAGGCGTTGGTCACGAATCGCTCCTCTCGGGGTCACTGGGTCGTTTCGGAACCCAGCCACCGGTTTCCTCCCGGCCACGCCCGACACCTCGCTGCAGGCTGGCCAGTGTCGAGGCCACGTTACTCGCGTCCTTGGCCGCGGCCGCAGGGCGCTCGGGCCGTTCGGTGTCGTTCAGCTCGGCGATGGAACCCGGCACCAGCGAGGCGCCGCGGCGCCGCAGCGGGAGTCCGGACGCGCTGAGCGCCGGCTCGGCCTGTGCGACCGGCTCGGGCACCGCCGCCGGAGTCTCGCGTGCCCAGCCCGAACCCGGCTGCGGAGAGGTCTGGATGGGCTCGGTGTCGCGCTGCACGGCGCGGGCGCTGGCGGCCTCCTCGGCCGAGCGCAGCGCTTCGGCGGCCCGCCGCCAGCCCTCGTCGGCCGGGCTGGACCAGTCGTCGGCGGCCGAGTCGCTGCCCGACCGGCTGAACCAGGCCGAGGCGACGGAGTCGTAGATGGGCGAGTCGCTCTCGGGGAGCACCGGCTCGGGCGCGCGCAGCGAGGAGCGAGCGGCGGCCGGCCGGGCCGGCGGTGCGGCGGGCGGCGGCGGTGCGGGCTGGCGGACCTCGGGCCGCGGCTCCTGACGGGGCTCGCGGGTCGGCAGCGCCGAGCCCGTGCCGTTGGTCAGCGGCTGCCGCCATGCCTCGTCGGACCGCGCGCCGTGGTCGGTCGTGACGCGGCGCTCACCGGTGTCGGAGAGCCGGCGCTCGCCCGTCTCGGTCAGCCGGCGTTCGCCGGTGTCGCCGATGCGGTGCTCGCCGGTGTCGGACGGCGAGTAGCGGGTCTCGGCGGTGATGGGCGCGATGCGGTGCTCGCCGGTGTCGGGACGCAGCCGCGACTCCTCCGGGCTGGGCCAGGTGGGCCGGCCGGCGTCGACGGCGGGCGCGGGGTCGGACGCCTGCGGCAGGTCGGTCTGGGCGGAGGCGTCGATCGGGTGGCGGGTCTCGGCGGGCCGGTCCTCGCGGCGCGGCAGCCCGGCCGCGGTGATCGAGGAGACCGGCAGCGACGGCGAGGACTCCTCGCGGCGGAACGGCGTGGGGCTCGGGTCGAGGTTCCACGGGTCGATTCCGCCCGGCTGCGGCGCCGCGGGCTCGGCCGGCACCGGCGGGATGACGCCTTCGCTGGTGTCGAGCGGCGAGAGGATCAGGTGCGCCGGGAGGTCGACCTGCGCGGCCGTGCCGCCCTCGGGTACCGGCTCGAGCCGCACCTGGATGCCGTGCTTGGCCGCCAGCCGGGCGACCACGTAGAGGCCCAGGGTGCGGGAGGCCGCGACGTCGATGTCACCGACGTTGCGCAACCGCTCGTTGAGCTCGTCGAGCTGGCCGGCGGGGATGCCCAGGCCGGAGTCGGAGACCTGCAGGCGCAGGCCGCCGCCGAGCAGCGGCTGGCTGGTGACCCGGACCGGCGTGGCCGGAGCGGAGAACTCGGTCGCGTTGTCGATCAGCTCGGCCAGCAGGTGGGCGATGTCGTCGACGGCCCCGGCGGTGATGAGGTCGGTCGGCATGACGCCGAACTTCACCCGCGGGTACTGCTCGACCTCGCCGACCGCCGTGCGGACGACGTCGAGGACGCCGGCCGCGCTGGTGTGCTTGCGCATCTCCTCGACGCCGGCGAGGACCAGGAGGCTCTCGGCGTGCCGCCGGACGCGGGTGGCCATGTGGTCGATGCGGAACAGCGTGCTCAGCTGGTCGGGGTCGCGCTCGCGTTGCTCGAGGCCCTCGATCTCGCCGAGCTGGCGGTCGACCAGCGACTGCGTGCGGCGGGAGAGGTTGACGACGATGGTGTCGAGGTTCTGCCGCAGCAGCGCCTGCTCGGCGGCGACCCGGACGGCGGTGGAGTGGACGTCGTTGAATGCTGTCGCGACCTGGCCGATCTCGTCGCGGCCCTCGGCCTGGACGGCGTCGGGCAGGTTGCGGGCCACCAGCGGCCCGTCCTTGTGCACTCGCTCGACCAGCGCCGGCAGCTGGGTCTGCGCGGTCTCGAGCGCCGAGGCGCGCAGCCGGCGCAGCGGGCCGATGATCGACCGCGCCACGACGATGGCGAGGTAGACGGTGAGCGCCAGGACGGCGAGCACGGCGAGCGCGCTGAACAGCGCGGTGACCCGGGCGTTGTCGGTGCGGTCGGCGGCGAGCGTCAGGACGTTGTTGCCGGCCTCCTGCTGGATGTCGCGCAGCGCGTCCAGGCGCTCCGTCGACGCTTCCCACCACTCTGCTGTCGTGACCCGCGGCGCGACGCCGTCGACGATGTCGGCGCGGGCATCGGTGACCGCGCGGTCGGCGACGGAGATCTGGTTGGAGTAGATGCGCATCTGCTCGGTGAAGCCGAGCCCGCGGAGGAACCGGTCGCTCAGGAGCAGCTCCTGCTCGCCCTGGAGCTGCATCGCCTGGTCGCGGTGCGCGTCGGAGGGGGCCTGGTCAGGGGTCATGAAGAAGGCGACGAGGCCGCGCTCCATCGACGCCGCCTCGACCGCCTGGGCGATGTCAGCCACCGCCGCGATCTGGCGCGCCAGCGTCGGGTCGTCCGTGCCGCCGGCGGATGCCGTGGCCAACTGCCGGAGCACAGCGGCGAAACGTTCGTAGCCACCGGTGCCGGAGTCGAACGGAGGGTCGAGGGCGTCGCGCTGCGTGCGGTAGGTGGACTCGCCCTCGGTCAGCCGTTCGACCTCGCGGTCGTACAGGCTGACCGCGGCCTCGAAGCTGGTGCCGAGGTCGTCGCCGCGGCGCTCGTCGACCGCGTCGGACAGCGCGGCGATGGCGGCGTCGGTGTTCTCGCGCGCGGCCGTGACCGACTCGGGGCTGACGCTCGCAGTGGGGTTGTTCTGCAGACCGGTGGTGTCGCGCTCGTCCTGGATCGCCTGCAGCGCCTGGAGCGACACCATGCCGACCTCGGCCAGGCTCTCGGTGCGCGAGGCGGACGACGCTTCGTCGAGCGCGTTGTTGAAGAACAGCGTGCCGAGCACGAGCGTGCCCAGCAGCGGGAGAAGGACCAGTGCGGCGACGCGCGAGCGCACGCTGCGGTCGTGCAGGAAGGACTGCCAGAACGACCGGGAGCCGTCGCCGCCTTCCTTCGCGCGACCGGATTTCACGGCTGGGCGCGGGTCTCCTGGGCGCAGGTTCGTGCGCGCCCGCTTCGTGGCGCCGTCGTTGCTACGGCGTCCTCGGGCGGTCCGCGTCATCGATGATCCTTCCTCTGTCGTCCCCGTGGTCGCTCGCCGGTGAGCGACTCAAGGCCCCTTCGTGGCCGCCGTCGTGCTCCGGGACGCACACGCGCCGCTAGACGACGCTTGCTGCCCGGCAGCGTTCTGTCAATAGGCGACCGATGGGTGAAACACCTCAATCTGGCACACGATCCCACCGGAGCATGACGGAAATGGTAGACGAGCCACGTCAAACTGCCGCACCGACGACGGGATTCTCATCCCTGGGCGGACCGGTGGTCAACGCCGGTAGCTGCGGCGTTCGGGCGCCGGAGGCCCGGCGGACGGTCCGCCGCGCGGCCCGCCGGAGTGTCCGTTCGGCCGATCCTGGACTGGTCCCAACGCCGCCCCCGCCACGCGTGAGGAGCCGGCACCCCAGCGGGGGCGCCGGCTCCTCACGCGTGAACGCGTCAGCGCTCGATCTCTCCACGGATGAACTGCTCGACCTTCTCCCTGCACACGTCGTCGGAGTACTGCTCCGGCGGCGACTTCATGAAGTAGGACGACGCCGAGAGGATCGGCCCGCCGATGCCGCGGTCCATGGCGATCTTGGCCGCCCGGAGCGCGTCGATGACGATGCCGGCCGAGTTCGGGGAGTCCCAGACCTCGAGCTTGTACTCCAGGTTCAGTGGGACGTCGCCGAAGTTGCGGCCCTCGAGCCGGATGAAGGCCCACTTGCGATCGTCCAGCCACGCGACGTAGTCGGACGGGCCGATGTGGACGTTGCGCGGCTCCAGGCCGTCGACCAGCTGTGAGGTGACCGACTGCGTCTTGGAGATCTTCTTGGACTCCAGCCGCTCGCGCTCGAGCATGTTCTTGAAGTCCATGTTGCCGCCGACGTTGAGCTGGTAGGTCCGGTCGACGGTGACGCCGCGG is from Jiangella alkaliphila and encodes:
- a CDS encoding sensor histidine kinase → MKSGRAKEGGDGSRSFWQSFLHDRSVRSRVAALVLLPLLGTLVLGTLFFNNALDEASSASRTESLAEVGMVSLQALQAIQDERDTTGLQNNPTASVSPESVTAARENTDAAIAALSDAVDERRGDDLGTSFEAAVSLYDREVERLTEGESTYRTQRDALDPPFDSGTGGYERFAAVLRQLATASAGGTDDPTLARQIAAVADIAQAVEAASMERGLVAFFMTPDQAPSDAHRDQAMQLQGEQELLLSDRFLRGLGFTEQMRIYSNQISVADRAVTDARADIVDGVAPRVTTAEWWEASTERLDALRDIQQEAGNNVLTLAADRTDNARVTALFSALAVLAVLALTVYLAIVVARSIIGPLRRLRASALETAQTQLPALVERVHKDGPLVARNLPDAVQAEGRDEIGQVATAFNDVHSTAVRVAAEQALLRQNLDTIVVNLSRRTQSLVDRQLGEIEGLEQRERDPDQLSTLFRIDHMATRVRRHAESLLVLAGVEEMRKHTSAAGVLDVVRTAVGEVEQYPRVKFGVMPTDLITAGAVDDIAHLLAELIDNATEFSAPATPVRVTSQPLLGGGLRLQVSDSGLGIPAGQLDELNERLRNVGDIDVAASRTLGLYVVARLAAKHGIQVRLEPVPEGGTAAQVDLPAHLILSPLDTSEGVIPPVPAEPAAPQPGGIDPWNLDPSPTPFRREESSPSLPVSSITAAGLPRREDRPAETRHPIDASAQTDLPQASDPAPAVDAGRPTWPSPEESRLRPDTGEHRIAPITAETRYSPSDTGEHRIGDTGERRLTETGERRLSDTGERRVTTDHGARSDEAWRQPLTNGTGSALPTREPRQEPRPEVRQPAPPPPAAPPARPAAARSSLRAPEPVLPESDSPIYDSVASAWFSRSGSDSAADDWSSPADEGWRRAAEALRSAEEAASARAVQRDTEPIQTSPQPGSGWARETPAAVPEPVAQAEPALSASGLPLRRRGASLVPGSIAELNDTERPERPAAAAKDASNVASTLASLQRGVGRGREETGGWVPKRPSDPERSDS
- a CDS encoding roadblock/LC7 domain-containing protein; the protein is MTNASSDELGWLLDRFVDRTTGAAHAVVVSADGLHLAGSTGMPRERGEQLAAVVSGLASLTVGASLILGAGEVQQTLVEMSNGFLLVMAVGDGAHLAVLAASTADLGQVGYEMALLVERVGAVLNPATRVG
- a CDS encoding GTP-binding protein produces the protein MAFVDSEVSGGTQADQDALSVKIVVAGGFGVGKTTFVGAVSEIEPLRTEALMTEASTSVDDLSMLPEKRTTTVAMDFGRITLAEDLVLYLFGTPGQNRFWFMWDDITRGAIGAVVLVDTRRLADCFGAIDYVEQRGIPFVVALNAFNGIQEHDVEDVRDALQVGPEVPFVVTDARDRESVKVVLVTLVEHAMSLIKQT
- a CDS encoding DUF742 domain-containing protein; translated protein: MQDIAIEALVSTTQDGRTHGSDPEPERERILRLCHSPRSVAEVAAIVSMPLGVARVLVADLETEGMVRVADPHAAFAGSEEPARNLSVLERVRDGLRRL